The Streptomyces sp. NBC_00510 genomic interval AGGCCGCCGGCAGCAGCACGCGGGCGCAGATCAACTCCAGCTGCAGACGCGGCGAGGTCGCCCCGCGCATCTCCGTGAGCCCGCCGTTGACCAGGTCCGCGGCACGGCTGAGCTCCGCCGCCCCGAACACCCCGGCCTGGGCCCGCATCCGCTCCACGACGTCGGCGGGGGCGTCGATCAGCCCCTTCTCCAACGCGTCCGGCACCGCCGCGAGGATCACCAGGTCCCGCAGCCGCTCCAGCAGGTCGGCCACGAAGCGCCGCGGGTCGTGCCCGCCCTCGATCACGCGGTCCACGACCTCGAACGCCGCCGCGCCGTCCCCGGCGGCGAAGGCGTCCACGACGTCGTCCAGCAGCGCGGCGTCGGTGTAGCCGAGCAGCGAGGTCGCCATGGCGTACGTCACACCGGCCTCGCCCGCACCGGCGAGCAACTGGTCCATCACGGACATCGAGTCACGCACCGAGCCGGCCCCGGACCGGACCACCAGCGGGTACACCCCGGCCTCGACCGGGATCGCCTCCCGCTCGCAGACCTCCGCCAGGTAGTCGCGCAGCGTGCCGGGCGGCACCAGCCGGAACGGGTAGTGGTGGGTGCGCGACCTGATGGTGCCGATGACCTTCTCGGGCTCCGTGGTCGCGAAGATGAACTTCAGGTGCTCCGGGGGCTCCTCGACCACCTTCAGCAGGGCGTTGAAGCCCGCCGAGGTGACCATGTGCGCCTCGTCGATGATGTAGATCTTGTAGCGGCTGCTCGCCGGCCCGAAGAAGGCCTTCTCCCGCAGGTCGCGGGCGTCGTCCACGCCGCCGTGCGACGCCGCGTCGATCTCGATCACGTCGATCGACCCCGGGCCGTTGCGGGCCAGGTCGCGGCACGACTGGCACTCCCCGCACGGCGTCGGCGTCGGGCCCTTCTCGCAGTTCAGACAACGCGCCAGGATGCGGGCGCTGGTCGTCTTGCCGCAGCCGCGCGGCCCGCTGAACAGGTACGCGTGATTGACCCGGTTGTTCCGCAGCGCCTGCTGCAGCGGGTCCGTGACGTGCTCCTGCCCGATGACCTCGGCGAAGGACTCGGGACGATAGCGGCGGTACAGAGCGAGGGACACGCCTACGACGATATCGGCCCCCGCCGACACCCGGGCCCCGCACGTGTGACGGCCCCCACACCGGCGGCCCCGCGGCCGCCCCGGGCCGCGTTCCCACAGGCCCGCGGGCAGCAAAAGACCCCTCACGCACCCGCCAGAGCCCACCTACCCTTGCTGCCTTCCGGCCCTGGGGGAGTTCAGCGAGATAGCGCCACGTGAGGGGCTACGCCCACCCTACCTGATCGGATCACCCGGGAACGAGTTCGCGAGCACTCCCTCCGGTCTAGTAATGTTTGCCGCGGAGGATTCGCCTAGAGGCCTAGGGCGCACGCTTGGAAAGCGTGTTGGGGGCAACCCCTCACGAGTTCGAATCTCGTATCCTCCGCCAGTGCCTCACCGGGCACGTTGTCGAAGGGCCCCACCGGTCGCGGTGGGGCCCTTCGACGTTCCTCAGCCCTCGTTGTCCTGGTCTTCGTCCACAGCGGGTGCATCCGGGCCCCAGATCGCTGCCGCGATCTTCCGGGCCGCTTCCTTCGGCATGGGGTCGGTCACGGGCCGCCCCACCGGATCCGTGCCGGATGCCTTCGCGCGGTCCGCACACATCCGCGGGTCAAGGCATCCCGGACCACGGTGCACAGCGCGCGGGCGAACGCTCGACGATGGTGCGCCGCTGACCTGCCGCGGTGCCTGTCCGCCTCCGCCCGGCTCGCCGTGCCCGTGCTACTCGTCGATGGCGGCGCCGAACCGGGCGTCCACGGACGATGCGCCGAGGGAGCCCCCGCCGTACGTCCAGGAACCGGAGGCCGATACTCCGCCGGAGCCCGTGGCGAGCACCCACACCGCACCGTCGTCGGTGTTCTCACCGGGCGCCGAGGCCAGCAGCCCGGAACGCTTGTCCCGGTCCGGGTCTGCCAGGCGGACCTGACCGCCCCAGCGGTCGCCCTTCTCCGCGGTGCCGGGGATGCCCGAGGAGTTCTGGCTCCAGGACTTGGCGCCGGTCGCCGTGAGCCCGGCGGCCGAACCGCGCAGTATCCACACCGCGCCCGCGTCCACGACCGCGCCGACGTCCTCGCCCGCCGCACCGATGGCCACGTCCGCGCGTCCGTCGCCGTTGGTGTCGGCGACCGAGATGTCCGTGCCCCAGCCGTCGCCTCGCTCCGAGGACCCGGGGACGCCGGGCGAGTTCTGCGTCCACCACTTCGGGTCCTTGCCCACGCCGCCGACGCCCACCGGACCGTCAGCACTGCCGTAGTACACGCCGATCCGGCCGCCGGTCGTGGAGTCGGCGCCGTCGTTCGGGCTGTACGGCTCTCCCGTGACCAGGTCGTCGTAGCCGTCGCCGTTGATGTCACCGGTGGCCGCGACCGGACCGCCGCGCAGATCGCGCCCGGGCAGCATCTCGGTCTCGCCACCGGGCCAGTACTGTGCCCAGCTCTGCCCCGGGTCCTCGTCCTTGCCGGGGCCGCTGAGCACCAGGTCGGCGAAGCCGTTGTGGTCGTAGTCGCCGGTGGTCGC includes:
- a CDS encoding DNA polymerase III subunit gamma and tau; translated protein: MSLALYRRYRPESFAEVIGQEHVTDPLQQALRNNRVNHAYLFSGPRGCGKTTSARILARCLNCEKGPTPTPCGECQSCRDLARNGPGSIDVIEIDAASHGGVDDARDLREKAFFGPASSRYKIYIIDEAHMVTSAGFNALLKVVEEPPEHLKFIFATTEPEKVIGTIRSRTHHYPFRLVPPGTLRDYLAEVCEREAIPVEAGVYPLVVRSGAGSVRDSMSVMDQLLAGAGEAGVTYAMATSLLGYTDAALLDDVVDAFAAGDGAAAFEVVDRVIEGGHDPRRFVADLLERLRDLVILAAVPDALEKGLIDAPADVVERMRAQAGVFGAAELSRAADLVNGGLTEMRGATSPRLQLELICARVLLPAAYDDERSLQARLDRLERRASAGGFAAPAGGPAAPVVEFGEPLPPGGGPAAARAAMGGPARPAEAAPAATPAPAPTPAPAPAAAPEPTPPPAAPPAQPPAAQRPGAWPTAAAPGGGQRPGAWPTAASASAPAPASAPAAPPAQAPAPAPPAAGAQPIGDASRVHQMWPTVLEAVKRLRKVTWILLDQNARLVGFDGSTLQIGFDNPGARDSFANRGHEEVLKQAISEALGVQWRIEAIVSPGGGPGGGGPAPGGPGGGPGGSRPAPASPAPSAQQPHQHQQPQQQPHQQSQSPAPSPSPPAAAAARAAVNAAPAASAYPPVTDEPPPIEYDMPEDDDPDLDETALSGHDLIVRELGATVIEEIANE
- a CDS encoding FG-GAP repeat protein codes for the protein MRKFRLTAVASASFLLLAGVGTLAAPTAQAKVPGGARAADRNCDFNGDGYEDVLLGAPGATVSGMKGAGYVTVQYGSSRGIGTARSKVFSQSTAGVPGAAETGDGFGTAVASGDLNADGYDDAAIGIPREDVGSAPDAGGVLVLWGSAKGLAGANSMWMQDKPYARAAGARFGYVLAAGRFTAQTPADQLIILAGKTGVGRYMFPYVRGAQRSAGAPRAVLQPMPAGAVRASDPAGQTRQVEPKSATTGDYDHNGFADLVLSGPGKDEDPGQSWAQYWPGGETEMLPGRDLRGGPVAATGDINGDGYDDLVTGEPYSPNDGADSTTGGRIGVYYGSADGPVGVGGVGKDPKWWTQNSPGVPGSSERGDGWGTDISVADTNGDGRADVAIGAAGEDVGAVVDAGAVWILRGSAAGLTATGAKSWSQNSSGIPGTAEKGDRWGGQVRLADPDRDKRSGLLASAPGENTDDGAVWVLATGSGGVSASGSWTYGGGSLGASSVDARFGAAIDE